Genomic segment of Parageobacillus genomosp. 1:
GGGCGTTAAAGTTGGTAAAACTAAATCCGTTTCCTTCTCCCGTCACCTCATTGTACGATTGCACCGTATCGTTTAATCCTCCTGTTTCCCGTACGATCGGGATCGTGCCGTAGCGGAGCGCTATCATCTGGCTCAGGCCGCACGGTTCGAACAGGGAAGGCATTAAAAACAGATCCGCCCCCGCGTAAATTTGATGAGCCAATGGTTCGTTAAACCCAATATATACTTTTACTTTATCGGGATACGCTGCTGCCATCTGGGAGAAAAACTGTTCAAAATGCCAATCCCCTGTCCCAAGCAAAATGAATTGAACGTTCTCGGCCATTATTTCATGAAAAACGCATTTTACTAAATCGAGCCCTTTTTGCGCTGTCAGCCTAGTAACCATGGCAATGACCGGAATGTCTTCCTGCGCAGGTAAGCCAAAATATTGCTGCAGCGCATGTTTGTTGCATCGTTTTTTCGCAATGGTCTGTGCGTCATATTTCATTGCAATAAAAGGGTCGGTTTTCGGGTTATATATTTCCTCATCAATGCCATTTAAAATCCCGATGAAATCACGCTGCCGCTCCCGCAACAGCCCATCAAGCCTCTCCCCGTAATATTCGGTCTGAATTTCTTCCTTATATGTAGGACTGACCGTAGTAATGACGTCGGCGGAAACAAGCGCTCCTTTCATAAAGCTGACATTCCCGTAAAATTCTAAGTGTTCGATTGTAAAATAACGGTCGCTTAAATTTAAAAGATCTCCTAAAATTTCACGCGGAAAAATGCCTTGAAACTGCAAATTATGAATGGTAAATACCGTGCGGATTGGCGCATAAAAGGAATCCTGCCGATATTCTTCCCGCAATAAAAACGGGATCATCCCTGTATGCCAGTCATGGCAATGAATAATGTCGGGACGGAACGGAATGACAGGGAGGGCGTCCAAAACCGCGCGGCAAAAGTAGGAAAACCGCTCCCCATCATCATACTGGCCGTATAACTGATGACGCTTAAAGTAGTATTCATTATCGATAAAATAGTAAACAACCCCTTGATGCTCGAGCATTTCGATTCCGCAATACTGCCGGCGCCACCCGACTCTGACGACCATCTCAGCGATTTTTTTCATCGCGTTTTTGAATTCTAGCGGAATGGTTTCATATTTAGGCATGATGACACGAATATCGATCCCTAATTTGCGCAATTGTTTCGGCAGCGCTCCCGCGACATCCGCCAGCCCCCCCGATTTGGCAAATGGGACACATTCCGATACAACAAATAACACCTTCACCGATTCATCAGCTCTCCTTGTACCGTTCCTTTGCGAATCACAAACGGATGCCGCTCTGTTCCTCGTAAAGAAACTCCGTTTTCAATTTTTGCATCTTTATCCACAATGACTGAATCAAGATAGCATTGCTCGCCAATTTGACTTTTTTGCATAATAATGCTGTTTTTGATCACTGCACCCTTCCCGATTTTGACTGAACGGAAAATAATGCTGTTTTCTACATGTCCTTCAATAATGCAGCCGTTGGCAATCATCGAATTTTTCACCACCGCTTTTTCCGTATATTTCGTCGGTGGCTCATCTTTTACTTTCGTATAAATTGGGCGCTCGGGAAGAAATAACTGCCGCCAAATATCCCTATTTAGCAATTCCATACTATGTCGAAAATAGCTCTCCACCGAATCGATGACAGCCGCATATCCGTTATGTTCATAAGTGCAAATTTTGTAAGAATGACGATAATCACGTACAACATCAACAATGCTACAATATCCCGTCTGCTTATAATTAGCAATTAAATCAAGCAGCAATGACGTTTCTAACACGTACATCTCCAGTGAACGCCCTTGATAGCGGATTTCGGTAATATCGCATCCGTTCGCGATATGCCGCTCAAGCACCGCTTCATAATCGATATTGCAAACGGTATGACTATGGCAAATAATCGTGTATTCTTGTCTGCTGCGCAAAAAATAATCGATATGTTGTTCAAAATGGGCGAACGCCCCGACATGATGGGCTGAAATGGACAAATCCGGAGATGGAAAGAAAAATAATCCATCGCGTTTGCGGTTTAAATCCCAGTTTTTTCCCGAACCTAGATGATCCATTAACGAGCGGTATTGATATTTTGGAAAAATGGCCACACTCTCAATTCCGGAGTTCACCATGCTCGACAATACAAAGTCAATCAATC
This window contains:
- the glgA gene encoding glycogen synthase GlgA, producing MKVLFVVSECVPFAKSGGLADVAGALPKQLRKLGIDIRVIMPKYETIPLEFKNAMKKIAEMVVRVGWRRQYCGIEMLEHQGVVYYFIDNEYYFKRHQLYGQYDDGERFSYFCRAVLDALPVIPFRPDIIHCHDWHTGMIPFLLREEYRQDSFYAPIRTVFTIHNLQFQGIFPREILGDLLNLSDRYFTIEHLEFYGNVSFMKGALVSADVITTVSPTYKEEIQTEYYGERLDGLLRERQRDFIGILNGIDEEIYNPKTDPFIAMKYDAQTIAKKRCNKHALQQYFGLPAQEDIPVIAMVTRLTAQKGLDLVKCVFHEIMAENVQFILLGTGDWHFEQFFSQMAAAYPDKVKVYIGFNEPLAHQIYAGADLFLMPSLFEPCGLSQMIALRYGTIPIVRETGGLNDTVQSYNEVTGEGNGFSFTNFNAHDMLYTIRRALSFYNDKPIWEKLMKEAMSRDYSWAQSAAKYNEVYEDLVNRR
- the glgD gene encoding glucose-1-phosphate adenylyltransferase subunit GlgD, which codes for MSNKWMLGVIDATAYMEPLQPLVLHRSVAAVPFAGRYRLIDFVLSSMVNSGIESVAIFPKYQYRSLMDHLGSGKNWDLNRKRDGLFFFPSPDLSISAHHVGAFAHFEQHIDYFLRSRQEYTIICHSHTVCNIDYEAVLERHIANGCDITEIRYQGRSLEMYVLETSLLLDLIANYKQTGYCSIVDVVRDYRHSYKICTYEHNGYAAVIDSVESYFRHSMELLNRDIWRQLFLPERPIYTKVKDEPPTKYTEKAVVKNSMIANGCIIEGHVENSIIFRSVKIGKGAVIKNSIIMQKSQIGEQCYLDSVIVDKDAKIENGVSLRGTERHPFVIRKGTVQGELMNR